AGGCGGCGCTGATCAGGCCGAGGAGGATCCGCATCGGGCCATGATGCGGCACGGCGCGGCGCCCGGCCAGGGACTGGCCGGACGTCATGCGCCCCGGCGGCCGGGGGCACCGCACCGCATGACGGCGCGGGGCCGGTGCGGGCCGAGCCTTCGCCTGGTCCCGAGATGTGCGGCTGGGGCAGGTCGGGGCGAGCCGGCGGCGTACCAACGTCCCATTTCGGCCCCCCGCCCGGGGCGGTCGCCGGACGTCATGCGCACCGGCCGCCCGGGGCACCGCGCCGCATGACGTCCCGGGTGGGCGGCCGGCCCCGGAAACACCGAACTTACGCACCGAGGACCGCACCGTCTTCCAGGCGTGACCAGTCGGAAACATCCGGGCCGTGGACTTCTCCCATGAGGTTCACCGCCCACGACGCGCACCGGCACATCGGTCGGCTGCCGGCGTACCCCTTCTACGGAGGGCCGCCGATCCAGCCGGACGTGACCGCCCGCGAGAGCGTCGCCGAGCTGGTGGCGGACCTCGACGCGGAGGGCACGGAGCGGGCGCTGGTGCTGCCGAACTACGGCGTGCCGGACCCCGACGTCTCGTTCCGCCTCAACCACCTGGCGCTCGACGCGGCGCACGCCGACGACCGGATCCGCTGCGGACTGTGGGTCTCGCCGAAGGCGTCCGACGCCGAGCGCAACACTGCCGCGCTGGCCCTGGCCGCGGAGGACGGCGTCGCCGCCCTCAAGACGAGCTTCCTGCTGGGCGGCGCCGTCGACGACCCCGACTGCCGGGTCGAGCTCGACCGGATCTTCACGACGGCCGCCGAGCTGGACCTCGTCGTGCACGTGCACACCTCGCCCGGCGCCGCCTCCGACGTGGACCGCATCGGTGAGCTGGTCGAGCGCCACGGCGACGCCACCAAGATCCACCTCGTCCACCTGGGCGGCGGGATGAGCGGACACATGAAGCTCATCGGCGGCCGCTTCTTCGACTGGATCGAGGCGGGCAAGCAGGTCTACACCGACACCTCCTGGGCCATCGGGTTCGCCCCCGTGTGGCTGTGCCAGGAGATCCAGCGGCGCGGCACCGGCGCCGACCGCGTCCTCTTCGCCACCGACACCCCCTGGGGCGACCACGCCGGCGAGCACGCCCGCCTGGCCGCCGCCACCGACGACCCCGAGCTCACCGCCGCGCTCTTCCGGGGCAACTTCGAGGCCCTCTACGGGGGCTGAGACCGCAACAGACCGCAGGACCCCGCCGCACCCGACCCCCGCCGTACCCGCAGCAGGACCCAACCGAGGAGACCCCCATGCCCACGTTCGACGACGAGATCATGGCCAACATCGAGAAGTCGGTGGCCGAGATCCCCCACCCCTCGCAGCCGAAGGGCACCAACCTCTACGGCTCGACGAAGATCTTCCCGGACTACCAGGCGAGCGAGGGCCAGAGCTACCTCACGCTCGTGCACGGCATCCCGCACGAGAGCTCGGTGAGCTTCGTCGCCGTGCTCCAGGCGACCCGGGCGCTGCGCAAGGGCTTCGAGTCGGCGCTCTACTTCTACGGCCCCGGCGCCCTGGCCTGCGTCGACACCCGTGGCTTCCCGACGACCGGCGACGTCGCCTTCCCGGGCAACCAGAACATGAACGACTCGATCAAGACGTTCGTGAAGGAGGGCGGCACGGTCTTCTGCTGCCGCTTCGGGCTCGCGCTCCACGGCAGCCGCGAGGAGGACCTCATCGAGGGCGTCATCCCCGCGCACCCGCTCGACGTGCAGGACGCGGTCATCCACTACGCCAACAAGGGCGCCATCATCAACTCCGTCTACAACCTCTGAGGGCCGGACGATGACCGCACCGGCCCCCTCCACCCGGGTGGACGTCGCCATCCAGGGCATCCGTCTCCTCGACGCCCCCGTCGCGCGCCGTGCCGGCGCGGGACCCAGCGACGACGGGCACGTGCTGCTGGGCGGGGTCGGCGCGGCCATCCCCCTCAACCCGCGCAGCCCCTACACGGTCCGGGGCGGCAAGCTGCTGCTCGACGGGGCCGACACCGGCCTCGGCCTCGAGGCCATCCGTCGCCCGCGGTTCTACGACCTGACGACCGCCGACGGCGTGCCCTACGAGCAGATCGCCCGCCTCCACTCCTCGAACGTGCTGGCCACGACGGTCGTGCAGACCTGCGCCCGGTACGCCGAGGCCGAGCGCTGCCGCTTCTGCGCCATCGAGGAGTCGCTGCGGGCGGGCGCCACGGTCGCCGTGAAGACCCCGGCCCAGATCGCCGAGGTGGCCCTCGCCGCCCACGAGCTCGACGGGATCACCCAGGTGGTCATGACGACCGGCACCTCGACGGGCCGCGACCGAGGCGCGACCCACCTGGCCCGCTGCGTGCGTGCGGTGCGCGCCGTGCTGCCCGACCTGCCCATCCAGGTGCAGTGCGAGCCGCCGGGCGACCTCGCCACCATCACCGAGCTCAAGGAGGCGGGCGCCAGCTCGATCGGCATCCACGTCGAGTCGCTCGACGACGACGTGCGCCGCCGCTGGATGCCGGGCAAGGGCAGCGTGCCGATGGCCGAGTACCGTGCCGCCTGGGCCGAGGCCGTCCGCGTCTTCGGCTGGAACGAGGTCTCGACCTACGTGCTCGTCGGTCTCGGCGAGGACCCCGACGAGCTCGTCGCCGCGGCGGCCGACCTCATCGCCATGGGCGTCTACCCCTTCGTCGTCCCCTTCCGGCCCCTCGCGGGCACCCTCGCGACCGACGTCGACCACGTGCCGGCCCCCGACCCGCGGGTGGTCGCCGACGTGACCACCCGGGTCGCGGCGCTCCTGCGCACGGCCGGGATGGCCAGCGCCGACCAGTCGGCCGGCTGCGCGGCCTGCGGCGCCTGCTCGGCGCTCTCGTGCGAGGGGGCCTGAGGTGACGCTCGACCTGCACGTCCTCACCGGGGTACGGCGCGACGCCGCTCCCGCGCGCACCCCGGCCCCCGGCTGGTCGGTGGCCGAGGCCGCGTCAGGGGCGGAGCACGCGGCGTACCGGCGCCTGCGGCGCGACGTGTTCGTCGCCGAGCAGGGGCTGTTCGCCCACGACGACCTTGACGACCTCGACGACGACCCGCGCACCGTCGTGCTGCTCGCCCGGGCCTCCGACGGGACCGTGCTGGGCGGCGTGCGCCTCCACCCGGCGCCCGAGGCCGACGGCTCCGTCCGCGCCCGCGACATCGGCTGGTGGCGGGGGAGCCGGCTGGTGGTCGCCCCCGGTGCCCGCAGCGTCGGGCACCTCGGCCCGGCACTCGTGCGGGCCGCCTGCGCCCGCGCCGAGGCGGAGGGCGCGCTGCGGTTCGACGCCGTCGTGCAGGCCGCGAACGAGCGGCTCTTCACGCGGCTCGGCTGGCGCACCCGGGCCTCGGTGACCGCGCACGGCACGCCGCACGTCGTCATGGACTGGCCGATCGACCGCGTGCAGCGGCTGGCCGACGCCACGAAGGCGGCGCTCGGCCGCCTGCTGGACCCGCTGCGGGCGGGGGTGCCGGCGGGGTACGTCGGGGACGACGCCGCTCCGGTCCCCGGCGCCGCCGGGCTCGTCGCCGCCTGCGACGCGATCCTGCCGTCGATGGTGGAGCGCGACCCCGAGTGGGCGGGCTGGTGCGCCGTGCTCGTCAACGTCAACGACCTCGCCGCGATGGGCGCCCACCCCGTCGGCCTGCTCGACGCGGTCGGGGCCCGCGACGCCTCCTTCGCGCGGCGCGTGCTCCGCGGCCTCGGCGACGCCGCCGCCGCGTGGGGCGTGCCGGTGCTCGGCGGCCACACGCAGCTCGGCGTGCCCGCGGCGCTGTCGGTGACCGCGCTCGGCCGCACCGACGACGCCCTGCCGCGGCCCGTGCCCGGGGGCGGCGGCCGCGCCGGCGACGTCCTCCGGGTGACCGCCGACCTCGGTGGCGGCTGGCGGCCGGGCTACACCGGGCAGCAGTGGGACTCCACCTCCCGCCGGCGGCCCGAGCAGCTGCGGGCGCAGGCCCGCGTCGTACCGGCCCTGGCGCCCACCGCCGCCAAGGACGTCTCGATGAGCGGCCTCGTCGGCACCACGGGGATGCTCGCCGAGGCGAGCGGCTGCCGCGCCGTGCTCGACGTCGCGGCGATCCCCACCCCCGCCGACGCGCGTGCCGGCGACTGGCTCACCTGCTTCCCGGGCTTCGCCGTCGTCACCGCCGAGCGCCCCTCGGCCGCGGTGCACCCCCCGCTCGCCGCGCTGCCCGACCACGTCGACACCGCCCGCTGCGGCGCGCTGACCCCGGGGACCGGGGTCGGGCTGCGCTGGCCGGACGGCGTCGTCACCGAAGCCGTCCGTCACACCGTCACAGGAATGGGACCCGCATGAGCACGCCCACCACCACCCCGTCGGCCGGCGCTGTCGCCGCCGTCTGCGCCGGCTTCGGCCGCGACGTCGAGGAGAACCTCGCCCAGGTCGCCGCCCACGTGGAGGCCGCCCGCGCCCAGGGCGTCCGCCTGCTCGCGCTGCCCGAGGCCTGCCTCGGCGGCTACCTCTCCGTCCTCGGCCGCGGCCGGGACGGCAGCGGCGACGAGCTGCCGGCGGACCTGCCGCCCGTCATGGACCTCGACGGTCCCGAGCTGCGCCGCGTCGCCGCGATCGCCCGCGACATGACGCTCGTCGTCGGGCTGTGCGAGTCCGACGGCACGGAGCGCTACAACACGGCCGCCATCGTCACCGGCGACGGCGTCGTCGGGGCGCACCGCAAGGTGCACCAGCCGCTGGGGGAGAGCCTCTTCTACGCTGCGGGCGACACCTACGCCGCGTTCGACACGCCGGCCGGCCGCGTCGGGGCGCTCATCTGCTACGACAAGGCGTTCCCCGAGGCGGCCCGGGCGCTCGCGCTCGACGGGGCCGAGGTCGTCGCCTGCATCTCCGCCTGGCCCGCGTCCCGCACGTCCGGGGCCGCGGACATCGCCCAGGACCGCTGGACGACCCGGTTCAATCTGTTCGACGCCGCCCGGGCGCTCGAGAACCAGGTCGTGTGGGTCGCCTCCAACCAGCACGGCACCTTCGGGTCGTTGCGGTTCGTCGCCCACGCGAAGGTCGTGGGCCCGGGCGGCGACGTGCTCGCCAGCACGGGCACCGGTGCGGGCCTCGCCGTCGCCCACGTCGACGTGCCGGCCGCCCTCGAGACCGCGCGGCGGGCGATGTTCCACCTCGGTGACCGCCGTCCCGACACCTACCCGGCGACCCTCGCGCAGGGCGCCCCGACGCGGGAGCCGGTCCGTGCCTGAGGCCACCTTCACCGTGCGCTGGCCCGACGGCGCCGTCACCGACTGCTGGTCGCCCTCGCTCGTCGTCCACGACCACCTCGACGAGGGCGCCACCTACACCGTCGCGGAGTTCACGCGCCGCTCCGCCGCGGCGCTGGCGGAGGGCAGCGAGCGGGTGCGGGCGAAGTTCGGCTTCGCGTGCACCGCCTCCGCCGCGTCGCTCGACCGCATCGAGCTCCGCGCCGCCACCCACCCGCCGGACGCCGAGGTCGAGGTGCTGCGCCTGTTCCCGCCCCTGCCCGCGGCCCTGCCTGCGTCCCTCCCCCAGGAGGCTCCCCGATGAGCACCGCACCCACCCTGCACCGCACCGGCGTCGTCGTGGTCGGCGGTGGCCAGGCCGGCCTGTCGACCAGCTGGTACCTCACCCGCGACGGCGTCGACCACGTCGTGCTCGAGGCCGGCACGGCCACCCACGAGTGGGCCGACACCCGTTGGGACGCCTTCACCCTCGTGACCCCCAACTGGCACTGCCGGCTGCCCGGCTGGTCCTACGACGGACCTGACCCGGACGGCTTCATGACGCGGGACGAGGTCGTCGCGTGGCTCGCGGGCTACCCGGCGAGCTTCGGCGCCCCGCTCCGCGAGCACACCCGCGTCACCGCGCTCACCGAGCGCGAGGGCGGCGGCTTCGTCGTCGACGCGGTCGGTCCGGCCGGGCCGGAGGTGTGGGAGGCCGACCAGGCCGTCGTGGCGACCGGTGGCTACCACGTGCCGATCGTGCCCGCCTGGGCCCCGGCGCTGTCGCCGTCCGTGACGCAGCTGCAGTCGGCGGACTACCGCAACCCCGACGCGCTCCCCGACGGCGAGGTGCTCGTCGTCGGGACCGGCCAGTCCGGCGCCCAGATCGCCGAGGACCTCCACCTCGCCGGACGGCGGGTCCACCTCGCGGTCGGCGACGCGCCGCGGGTCGCCCGTCGGCACCGCGGCCGCGACGTCATGACGTGGCTGGCCGAGATGGGGCTCTACGACACGTCGGTGGCGCAGTACCCCGGCGGTCTCGCCGCCCGCGAGAAGACCAACCACTACGTGACGGGCCGCGACGGCGGGCGCGACATCGACCTGCGGGCGTTCGCGGCCGAGGGGATGCGGCTCTACGGGCTGCTCGACGGCCTCGAGGCGGGCAGCGGCACGACGCTGACGTTCCGCCCCACCCTGCGGGCCGCGCTCGACGCCGCGGACGACACCTACCGGTCCATCTGCCGCGACGTCGACCGCTGGATCGAGGCGCGCAACGCGGAGGGGGCCGGGATCGACGCGGCGCCGGCTGCGCCGTACGAGCCCGTCTGGGAGCCCGAGGCCGAGCCGACGGCGCTCGACCTCGCGGCGGCCGGCGTCACGAGCGTGGTGTGGGCGATCGGCTACCGCCCGGACTACCGCTGGGTGCGCGTCGGGGTCTTCGACGGCACGGGGCGACCCACCCACACGCGCGGCGTGACCGCGGTGCCGGGGCTCTACTTCCTGGGCCTGCCGTGGCTGCACACGTGGGGCTCGGGCCGCTTCCTCGGGATCGCGGCCGACGCGGAGCACGTCGCCGGCTGCATCACCGGACGCCCGACCCGCACGACGCCGCCGGCGTCGGAGCTCGCGCGCGCGGTGTCGCCGGGACCGTGGGGCCGTGCCGCGCAGGTCGAGCCCGCCGCGGCGGCCGCGCGCTAGGGTCACCGGCCGTGCCCGCCCTCCGCATCGCCGCCGTCGCCGCCCACTTCGGGCGGGACGTGCAGCGTGCCCTCGCGAAGGTCGAGGGCATCATCGGCGACGCCCGGGCGGCGGGCGCGGGCCTGCTCGTGCTGCCGGACGCGACGCTGGGCGGCTACCTCTCCGACCTCCGCCACCCCGACCCGGCCGCGCTGCCGCCGGCGCTGGCCGAGGACGCGTGGGAGGTGCAGCGCATCGTCGCGCTGGCGCGGGAGATGGTGGTCTGCTTCGGGTACGCCGAGGAGGTCGTCGTCGACCGTCCCGGCGACCCCGCGGGACCGGAGGTGCGGCTCTACAACACGGCGCTCGCCGTGACGGGGGACGGCGTGCTCGGCCGGCACCGCAAGGTGCACCAGCCGGCGGGGGAGTCGCTCGTCTACGCCGCGGGGACGACGTTCGAGGCCTTCGACACGCCCGTCGGGCGGCTGGGGATGCTCATCGACTACGACAAGACGTTCCCCGAGGCCGCCCGCACGCTCGCCCTCGACGGAGCACGGCTGCTCGCCTGCCTCTCGGCGTGGCCCGCCAGCGTCACCGACCGCGCCTCCCGCCTCCCGCAGGACCGGCAGTCGCGCCTCTTCGACCTGTACGACGCGGCCCGCGCCGCCGAGAACCAGGTCGTCTGGGTGTCGTCGAACCAGACCGGCGTGATGGGCGGGCTGCGCTTCCTCGGCCAGGCCAAGGTCGTCGGTCCCGGCGGCGACGTGCTGGCGCGCACCTCGTCCAAGGGCGGCCTCGCGCTGGCCGAGGTGGACGTCGACGTCGAGGTCGCCCGCGCCCGACGGCTGCTCCACCACCTCGCCGAGCGCTCGCCCGCGGCGTACGGGAGCCTGGGCGGGTGAGGATCGCGCTCCTGACCTACTCGACGAAGCCGCGCGGCGGCGTCGTCCACACGCTCGCGCTCGCGGAGGCGCTCGTCGGGCTGGGGGCGGAGGTCGACGTCTGGACGCTCGGTCGCGGCGGCGACCGCGCCTTCTTCCGGCCGGTCGCGCCGGGCGTCGGGGTGCACGCCGTGCCCTTCGCGGCCCGCGACGACGAGAGCGTCGGCGAGCGGATCCTGCGGTCGATCGAGGTGCTGGGAGCGGCCCTCCGGGACGCCGGGGAGCAGTACGACGTCGTGCACGCCCAGGACTGCATCTCGGCCAACGCCGCGCTCGGCGCGGGGCTGCCGTGCCGGCGCACCGTGCACCACCTCGACACGTTCACGACCCCTGAGCTCGTCGCCTGCCACGACCGCGCGGTCACGCTGCCCACCCACCTGCTCTGCGTGTCCGCGTCGGTCGCCGCCGAGGTCGCCGACGGGTGGGGACGGACGCCCGTGGTGGTGCCCAACGGGGTCGACGCCCGCCGGTTGGCGGGCGGCGCCGGTGACGCGGTCGGCCGGGCGACGTGGGCCGCCCACCTGGGGCGCTACGTGCTGGCCCTCGGCGGGATCGAGCCTCGCAAGGGCACGCTCGACCTGCTCGAGGCGTTCGCCGTGCTGCGGGCCTCGTCGCCCGACCACGCCGACCTCGAGCTGGTGGTCGGCGGAGGCGAGACGCTCTTCGACTACCGCGACTACCGGGCCGCGTTCGACGCCCGTGCGGCGGAGCTGGACGTGACGCCGGTGGTGCTGGGCCCGGTGTCCGACCCCGACCTGCCGTCCCTCGTCGCCGAGGCCGCGGTGCTCGGCTTCCCGTCCACGAAGGAGGGCTTCGGGCTCGCCGCGATGGA
This Nocardioides alkalitolerans DNA region includes the following protein-coding sequences:
- a CDS encoding MSMEG_0569 family flavin-dependent oxidoreductase → MSTAPTLHRTGVVVVGGGQAGLSTSWYLTRDGVDHVVLEAGTATHEWADTRWDAFTLVTPNWHCRLPGWSYDGPDPDGFMTRDEVVAWLAGYPASFGAPLREHTRVTALTEREGGGFVVDAVGPAGPEVWEADQAVVATGGYHVPIVPAWAPALSPSVTQLQSADYRNPDALPDGEVLVVGTGQSGAQIAEDLHLAGRRVHLAVGDAPRVARRHRGRDVMTWLAEMGLYDTSVAQYPGGLAAREKTNHYVTGRDGGRDIDLRAFAAEGMRLYGLLDGLEAGSGTTLTFRPTLRAALDAADDTYRSICRDVDRWIEARNAEGAGIDAAPAAPYEPVWEPEAEPTALDLAAAGVTSVVWAIGYRPDYRWVRVGVFDGTGRPTHTRGVTAVPGLYFLGLPWLHTWGSGRFLGIAADAEHVAGCITGRPTRTTPPASELARAVSPGPWGRAAQVEPAAAAAR
- a CDS encoding MSMEG_0572 family nitrogen starvation response protein, whose product is MPTFDDEIMANIEKSVAEIPHPSQPKGTNLYGSTKIFPDYQASEGQSYLTLVHGIPHESSVSFVAVLQATRALRKGFESALYFYGPGALACVDTRGFPTTGDVAFPGNQNMNDSIKTFVKEGGTVFCCRFGLALHGSREEDLIEGVIPAHPLDVQDAVIHYANKGAIINSVYNL
- a CDS encoding carbon-nitrogen hydrolase family protein, with product MSTPTTTPSAGAVAAVCAGFGRDVEENLAQVAAHVEAARAQGVRLLALPEACLGGYLSVLGRGRDGSGDELPADLPPVMDLDGPELRRVAAIARDMTLVVGLCESDGTERYNTAAIVTGDGVVGAHRKVHQPLGESLFYAAGDTYAAFDTPAGRVGALICYDKAFPEAARALALDGAEVVACISAWPASRTSGAADIAQDRWTTRFNLFDAARALENQVVWVASNQHGTFGSLRFVAHAKVVGPGGDVLASTGTGAGLAVAHVDVPAALETARRAMFHLGDRRPDTYPATLAQGAPTREPVRA
- a CDS encoding MSMEG_0565 family glycosyltransferase, with protein sequence MRIALLTYSTKPRGGVVHTLALAEALVGLGAEVDVWTLGRGGDRAFFRPVAPGVGVHAVPFAARDDESVGERILRSIEVLGAALRDAGEQYDVVHAQDCISANAALGAGLPCRRTVHHLDTFTTPELVACHDRAVTLPTHLLCVSASVAAEVADGWGRTPVVVPNGVDARRLAGGAGDAVGRATWAAHLGRYVLALGGIEPRKGTLDLLEAFAVLRASSPDHADLELVVGGGETLFDYRDYRAAFDARAAELDVTPVVLGPVSDPDLPSLVAEAAVLGFPSTKEGFGLAAMEALAAGVPVVCRDLPVLREVFGSAVLFGASVPELVDALDRALRAPVDPDVGRALAASYTWESAARQHLEWYGA
- a CDS encoding MSMEG_0570 family nitrogen starvation response protein, whose translation is MPEATFTVRWPDGAVTDCWSPSLVVHDHLDEGATYTVAEFTRRSAAALAEGSERVRAKFGFACTASAASLDRIELRAATHPPDAEVEVLRLFPPLPAALPASLPQEAPR
- a CDS encoding amidohydrolase family protein, which codes for MRFTAHDAHRHIGRLPAYPFYGGPPIQPDVTARESVAELVADLDAEGTERALVLPNYGVPDPDVSFRLNHLALDAAHADDRIRCGLWVSPKASDAERNTAALALAAEDGVAALKTSFLLGGAVDDPDCRVELDRIFTTAAELDLVVHVHTSPGAASDVDRIGELVERHGDATKIHLVHLGGGMSGHMKLIGGRFFDWIEAGKQVYTDTSWAIGFAPVWLCQEIQRRGTGADRVLFATDTPWGDHAGEHARLAAATDDPELTAALFRGNFEALYGG
- a CDS encoding MSMEG_0568 family radical SAM protein, coding for MTAPAPSTRVDVAIQGIRLLDAPVARRAGAGPSDDGHVLLGGVGAAIPLNPRSPYTVRGGKLLLDGADTGLGLEAIRRPRFYDLTTADGVPYEQIARLHSSNVLATTVVQTCARYAEAERCRFCAIEESLRAGATVAVKTPAQIAEVALAAHELDGITQVVMTTGTSTGRDRGATHLARCVRAVRAVLPDLPIQVQCEPPGDLATITELKEAGASSIGIHVESLDDDVRRRWMPGKGSVPMAEYRAAWAEAVRVFGWNEVSTYVLVGLGEDPDELVAAAADLIAMGVYPFVVPFRPLAGTLATDVDHVPAPDPRVVADVTTRVAALLRTAGMASADQSAGCAACGACSALSCEGA
- a CDS encoding AIR synthase related protein gives rise to the protein MTLDLHVLTGVRRDAAPARTPAPGWSVAEAASGAEHAAYRRLRRDVFVAEQGLFAHDDLDDLDDDPRTVVLLARASDGTVLGGVRLHPAPEADGSVRARDIGWWRGSRLVVAPGARSVGHLGPALVRAACARAEAEGALRFDAVVQAANERLFTRLGWRTRASVTAHGTPHVVMDWPIDRVQRLADATKAALGRLLDPLRAGVPAGYVGDDAAPVPGAAGLVAACDAILPSMVERDPEWAGWCAVLVNVNDLAAMGAHPVGLLDAVGARDASFARRVLRGLGDAAAAWGVPVLGGHTQLGVPAALSVTALGRTDDALPRPVPGGGGRAGDVLRVTADLGGGWRPGYTGQQWDSTSRRRPEQLRAQARVVPALAPTAAKDVSMSGLVGTTGMLAEASGCRAVLDVAAIPTPADARAGDWLTCFPGFAVVTAERPSAAVHPPLAALPDHVDTARCGALTPGTGVGLRWPDGVVTEAVRHTVTGMGPA
- a CDS encoding carbon-nitrogen hydrolase family protein is translated as MPALRIAAVAAHFGRDVQRALAKVEGIIGDARAAGAGLLVLPDATLGGYLSDLRHPDPAALPPALAEDAWEVQRIVALAREMVVCFGYAEEVVVDRPGDPAGPEVRLYNTALAVTGDGVLGRHRKVHQPAGESLVYAAGTTFEAFDTPVGRLGMLIDYDKTFPEAARTLALDGARLLACLSAWPASVTDRASRLPQDRQSRLFDLYDAARAAENQVVWVSSNQTGVMGGLRFLGQAKVVGPGGDVLARTSSKGGLALAEVDVDVEVARARRLLHHLAERSPAAYGSLGG